The following proteins are co-located in the Desulfovibrio legallii genome:
- a CDS encoding ABC transporter permease, giving the protein MSALPSSPVRSRSAWGDVARNTLRKTLWMLLVLWGITIISFWVIHLAPGSPTDMETTLNPLAGAAARQRLEALYGLDRPLYVQYWDWLVRLLHLDFGNSMSADGRPVLTRILERLPLTVGMNLVSLLLTLAIAIPVGIISACRRNSLLDRTVTVLVFLGFAMPSFWLALLLMLFFGIDLQWLPISGLTSMNYAQMGPWERFCDLARHLALPITVYTVGGLAGMSRYMRACMLEVLRQDYILTARAKGLSETAVVLRHALRNALLPVITLLGLSVPGLIGGSVIIESIFALPGLGQLFYAAVMARDYTMIMGNLVLGAVLTLAGNLLADVCYGLADPRIRSAGEGS; this is encoded by the coding sequence ATGAGCGCCCTGCCCTCCTCTCCCGTCCGCAGCCGTTCCGCCTGGGGCGATGTGGCCCGCAACACCCTGCGCAAAACCCTCTGGATGTTGCTGGTGCTTTGGGGCATTACCATCATCAGCTTCTGGGTCATCCACCTGGCCCCCGGTTCGCCCACGGATATGGAAACTACCCTCAACCCCCTGGCCGGCGCGGCTGCACGTCAGCGGCTGGAGGCCCTCTACGGGCTGGACCGCCCTCTGTACGTGCAGTACTGGGACTGGCTGGTGCGCCTGTTGCACCTGGATTTCGGCAATTCCATGTCCGCCGATGGCAGGCCCGTGCTGACCAGAATTCTGGAGCGTCTGCCCCTTACCGTGGGCATGAACCTGGTTTCTCTGCTCCTTACCCTGGCCATCGCCATTCCCGTGGGCATTATTTCGGCCTGCCGCCGCAATTCCCTGCTGGACCGCACGGTGACCGTTCTGGTTTTTCTGGGTTTCGCCATGCCCTCTTTCTGGTTGGCCCTGCTGCTCATGCTCTTTTTCGGCATTGATCTGCAATGGCTGCCCATTTCCGGCCTCACTTCCATGAACTACGCCCAAATGGGCCCCTGGGAGCGCTTCTGCGACCTGGCCCGGCATCTGGCCCTGCCTATTACGGTCTATACTGTGGGCGGGCTTGCGGGCATGTCCCGGTATATGCGGGCCTGCATGCTGGAAGTGCTGCGGCAGGACTACATCCTTACCGCCAGGGCCAAAGGGCTGAGCGAAACCGCCGTGGTCCTGCGCCACGCTCTGCGCAACGCCCTTTTGCCGGTCATTACCCTGCTGGGTCTTTCCGTGCCGGGGCTCATCGGCGGCAGCGTCATCATCGAGTCCATCTTTGCCTTGCCCGGCCTGGGCCAGCTTTTTTATGCCGCCGTCATGGCCCGCGACTACACCATGATCATGGGCAACCTGGTGTTGGGCGCGGTGCTCACCCTGGCGGGCAATCTGCTGGCTGACGTTTGTTACGGCCTGGCCGATCCGCGCATCCGCAGCGCCGGGGAAGGCAGCTGA
- a CDS encoding ABC transporter permease: MCPVVLKKLLGRNLMLTLGLILVLGMSLAALLAPWLAPYNPDALHLDHILEPPSALFWLGTDRLGRDVFSRLLFGGRISLWVGFVAVGISVSIGTVLGLVSGYFRGWVDEVVMRAVDIMLCFPSFFLILAVIAFLEPSLTNIMVVIGLTSWMGVTRLVRAEALSLRQREFVDAARLAGTPAWRILLRHILPNALAPVLITATLGVAGAILVESSLSFLGLGVQPPTASWGNMLMDGKSVIETAPWLSVYPGLAILVTVLGYNLLGESLRDLSDPRLRR, translated from the coding sequence ATGTGCCCCGTCGTCCTGAAAAAACTGCTGGGCCGTAACCTCATGCTGACGCTGGGGCTCATTTTGGTGCTGGGCATGTCCCTGGCCGCCCTGCTGGCCCCCTGGCTGGCCCCTTACAATCCCGATGCCCTGCACCTGGACCATATTCTGGAGCCGCCTTCCGCCCTGTTCTGGCTGGGCACGGACCGGCTGGGGCGAGACGTTTTTTCCCGTCTGCTCTTCGGCGGGCGCATTTCCCTCTGGGTAGGCTTTGTGGCCGTGGGCATTTCGGTCAGCATCGGCACGGTGCTGGGTCTGGTGAGCGGTTATTTTCGCGGCTGGGTGGATGAGGTGGTCATGCGCGCCGTGGATATTATGCTCTGCTTCCCCTCCTTTTTTCTCATCCTGGCGGTCATTGCCTTTCTGGAACCAAGCCTTACCAATATAATGGTCGTTATCGGGCTCACCTCCTGGATGGGCGTCACCAGGCTGGTGCGGGCCGAGGCCCTCAGCCTGCGCCAAAGGGAGTTTGTGGATGCGGCCCGCCTGGCGGGTACGCCCGCCTGGCGCATATTGCTGCGGCATATCCTGCCCAACGCCTTGGCGCCCGTGCTCATCACGGCCACCCTGGGCGTGGCCGGGGCCATCCTGGTGGAATCCAGTCTGAGTTTTCTGGGCCTGGGCGTACAGCCGCCTACGGCCAGCTGGGGCAACATGCTCATGGACGGCAAATCCGTCATCGAAACCGCGCCCTGGCTTTCCGTCTATCCCGGGCTGGCTATTTTGGTCACGGTACTGGGCTATAATCTTTTGGGCGAAAGCCTGCGCGACCTTAGCGACCCGCGCCTGCGCCGCTGA
- a CDS encoding DNA repair protein RecN produces the protein MLEYLRIRNLALIEDMELEFAPGMNVLTGETGAGKSFILKALGFLLGDRLAADMVRPGAERAQVEALFSQPEQDLILRRELLAESGRSRLYINDSLRSQESLRDLRDRLVSHTSQHAQQKLLQPAVQARLLEHGLADPTLPTQRDALLEDLRRLAAQREALRQKQAGLAERRELLEMQQQEIAKVAPEPGEEERLESLRAQVRQAERRREDHERALALLHGDEGEGLLDQLVRLEKLLDHLAEGDAGCKATAETAASLREQLTELARRLRRGPLDDDLPDLDKVEERLFTLAQLKRKLHRTLPEILALQDEIGQNLSFLDVCALDLHRLDTEEAALAVRLHGVLERLRPARRAAAAATVRRLEEELRGLGFSDQVRVLAEFTPQEVWPGLHDERGRILWAPNPGQPPQPLDKIASGGELSRFLLALAGVRGEEAEGATFIFDEVDAGVGGLTLNKLAEKLSALAASRQMLLITHWPQLAVRARKHFQIVKTVRAGATFTLCAPLDPAARHAELARMAGGGPQGEALARSLEAAAG, from the coding sequence ATGCTGGAATATCTGCGCATTCGCAACCTGGCCCTCATTGAGGACATGGAGCTGGAATTTGCCCCCGGCATGAACGTGCTGACTGGTGAAACCGGGGCCGGCAAGAGCTTTATTCTTAAAGCCTTGGGTTTTCTGCTGGGCGACAGATTGGCGGCGGACATGGTGCGCCCAGGGGCCGAGCGCGCCCAGGTGGAAGCCCTGTTCAGTCAGCCGGAACAGGATCTGATCCTGCGCCGCGAACTTCTGGCCGAAAGCGGCCGCAGTCGGCTCTACATCAATGACAGTCTGCGCTCCCAGGAAAGCCTGCGTGACCTGCGCGACCGTCTGGTCAGCCACACCAGCCAGCACGCCCAGCAAAAACTTTTGCAGCCGGCCGTGCAGGCCCGCCTGTTGGAACACGGCCTTGCCGACCCCACCCTGCCCACCCAAAGGGACGCCCTTTTGGAAGACCTGCGCCGCTTGGCCGCGCAACGGGAAGCCCTGCGCCAAAAACAGGCCGGCCTGGCCGAGCGTCGCGAACTGCTGGAGATGCAGCAGCAGGAAATCGCCAAGGTGGCTCCGGAGCCCGGCGAGGAAGAGCGCCTGGAATCGCTGCGAGCCCAGGTCCGCCAGGCGGAACGGCGGCGTGAGGACCACGAACGGGCCCTTGCCCTGCTCCACGGCGACGAAGGGGAAGGTCTGCTGGACCAGCTTGTGCGGCTGGAAAAGTTGCTGGACCATCTAGCCGAAGGGGACGCAGGTTGTAAGGCCACGGCTGAAACCGCAGCGAGCCTGCGTGAACAATTGACGGAGCTGGCCCGACGTCTGCGACGCGGCCCCCTGGATGATGACCTGCCCGATCTGGATAAGGTGGAGGAACGCCTTTTTACCCTGGCTCAGCTCAAGCGCAAGTTGCACCGGACCTTGCCGGAAATCCTTGCCTTGCAAGATGAGATAGGCCAGAACCTTTCCTTTCTGGATGTCTGTGCCCTGGATCTGCACCGTCTGGATACGGAGGAGGCCGCTCTGGCCGTACGTCTGCACGGTGTGCTGGAGCGCCTGCGCCCCGCACGTCGCGCCGCCGCTGCAGCAACGGTGCGGCGGCTGGAAGAGGAGCTGCGCGGTCTGGGCTTTTCCGACCAGGTGCGCGTGCTGGCGGAATTTACGCCTCAGGAGGTCTGGCCCGGCCTTCATGATGAGCGCGGACGCATCCTCTGGGCCCCCAACCCCGGCCAACCGCCCCAGCCCCTGGACAAGATTGCCTCCGGCGGCGAACTTTCCCGGTTCTTGCTGGCGCTCGCCGGTGTGCGCGGCGAAGAGGCGGAAGGGGCCACCTTTATTTTTGATGAAGTAGACGCGGGCGTGGGCGGGCTTACCCTCAACAAGCTGGCGGAAAAACTTTCTGCTCTGGCCGCCAGTCGGCAAATGCTGCTGATCACCCACTGGCCGCAGCTGGCCGTCCGGGCCCGCAAGCATTTTCAGATCGTCAAAACCGTACGCGCAGGGGCCACCTTCACCCTCTGTGCGCCCCTGGACCCGGCGGCCCGCCACGCGGAGCTGGCCCGCATGGCCGGCGGCGGCCCTCAGGGGGAAGCCCTGGCCCGCAGCCTGGAAGCTGCGGCGGGATAA
- the glmM gene encoding phosphoglucosamine mutase, with product MAERLFGTDGLRGTVNTAPMTVDVALRLGLAAGVRFRRGEHQHKVVIGKDTRLSGYMFESALTAGLCAAGMHVIMTGPLPTPAISFLTRSMRADLGVVISASHNPFQDNGIKFFDAEGYKLPDETEDEIARMVLAPDFAWPYPDARGVGRASKIEDAGGRYIVYTKSCFPPQLTLSGLRIVVDCANGASYKVAPLALEELGAEVFRLGTNPNGTNINEHCGSLHPELVAAKVREVRADVGLALDGDADRLIVVDEHGTILDGDQLMAMCAQAMMARGELPGNLLVATAMSNMALEIFMREHGGTLLRTKVGDRYVMEAMRREGAMLGGEQSGHLIFHRYSTTGDGLLAALQILRIMREKEKPLSQLAGLLTPLPQTLINVRVEKRLPFEERPAIGAAVAQVEQDLAGRGRVLLRYSGTEALCRVMVEGEHPDKVRQYAQDLAAVVERELR from the coding sequence ATGGCTGAACGTCTTTTTGGCACGGATGGTCTGCGCGGTACGGTCAACACGGCCCCCATGACCGTGGACGTGGCTTTGCGCCTGGGCCTGGCCGCCGGCGTACGTTTCCGTCGTGGGGAGCATCAGCACAAGGTGGTCATCGGCAAGGATACGCGCCTTTCAGGCTATATGTTTGAGTCGGCGCTTACGGCAGGGCTGTGCGCCGCCGGCATGCATGTGATCATGACCGGTCCTCTGCCCACGCCGGCCATATCCTTTCTTACGCGCAGCATGCGTGCAGATTTGGGCGTGGTCATTTCTGCTTCGCACAATCCTTTTCAGGACAACGGCATCAAGTTCTTTGACGCAGAAGGCTACAAACTGCCCGATGAAACCGAAGACGAAATCGCCCGCATGGTGCTTGCCCCCGACTTCGCTTGGCCGTACCCCGATGCGCGTGGAGTAGGGCGGGCCAGCAAGATAGAAGATGCGGGCGGCCGCTACATCGTGTACACCAAAAGCTGCTTTCCGCCCCAGCTGACCCTCTCCGGCCTGCGTATTGTGGTGGACTGCGCCAACGGCGCCAGCTACAAAGTGGCCCCCCTGGCCCTGGAAGAGCTGGGGGCCGAGGTTTTTCGCCTGGGCACCAATCCCAACGGCACCAACATCAATGAGCACTGCGGCTCTCTGCATCCGGAATTGGTGGCGGCCAAGGTGCGCGAGGTACGCGCCGACGTGGGCCTTGCCCTGGACGGCGACGCTGACCGACTCATCGTAGTGGATGAGCACGGAACCATCCTGGACGGCGATCAGCTTATGGCCATGTGCGCCCAGGCCATGATGGCCAGGGGGGAACTGCCGGGCAACCTGCTGGTGGCCACGGCCATGAGCAATATGGCTTTGGAAATCTTTATGCGCGAGCACGGCGGCACCTTGTTGCGCACCAAGGTGGGCGACCGCTACGTCATGGAGGCCATGCGCCGCGAGGGCGCCATGCTGGGCGGCGAACAGTCCGGCCATCTGATTTTCCACCGTTACAGCACTACCGGCGACGGCCTGCTGGCCGCCCTGCAGATCCTGCGCATCATGCGCGAGAAGGAAAAGCCCCTTTCCCAGCTGGCCGGGCTGCTCACGCCCCTGCCCCAAACCCTCATCAACGTGCGGGTGGAAAAACGTCTGCCCTTTGAGGAACGTCCGGCCATCGGCGCGGCCGTAGCCCAAGTGGAACAGGATTTGGCGGGGCGGGGACGGGTGCTGCTGCGTTATTCCGGCACAGAAGCGCTTTGTCGTGTCATGGTGGAGGGTGAGCATCCCGACAAGGTCCGGCAGTATGCTCAGGATCTGGCCGCAGTGGTGGAACGCGAACTGCGCTGA
- a CDS encoding CdaR family protein, translating into MKSSDPSRRPPHLLSFLLSVLIAVGMWYMVSVRDRLEAQFDVNLDYYGIPANLVITDGLITKATVRLRGPETLLRSVTQRKLIQAVNLSNIKKGTTVVPLTAEHLGPGFRAFELIDVQPPRIVIKADNLLERSVPVRAIVDSPLKGGALTVENVSVTPATVVLRGPEAVVEDIANVPLTIMLDPKAAGTTVHQTIPLDTPGMVTANPSSVRVQYTITSGRTVVSRRCRIEISGENRRAYTVTPDEVTVMVEVPEALAKSSKYLGQLEVSVTPPDLDPGKSKDVELRFRLPEGMTLLNPVTEAATVTRNNPADKKKQ; encoded by the coding sequence ATGAAATCGTCTGACCCTTCCCGTCGTCCGCCCCATTTGCTTTCATTTTTACTTTCCGTCCTTATTGCTGTGGGCATGTGGTATATGGTCAGCGTGCGGGACAGGCTGGAAGCCCAGTTTGACGTTAATCTGGACTATTACGGTATCCCGGCCAATCTGGTCATCACCGACGGCCTTATCACCAAGGCCACGGTGCGTCTGCGCGGGCCGGAAACGCTGCTGCGCTCCGTAACCCAACGCAAGCTCATCCAGGCCGTAAACCTCTCCAACATCAAGAAAGGCACGACTGTGGTGCCCCTCACAGCCGAACACCTGGGACCGGGCTTCCGCGCCTTTGAGCTCATCGACGTGCAGCCCCCGCGCATTGTCATCAAGGCGGACAACCTGCTGGAGCGTAGCGTACCCGTGCGGGCCATTGTGGATTCGCCCCTCAAGGGCGGCGCCCTTACAGTGGAAAACGTGAGCGTAACCCCTGCCACTGTGGTTCTGCGCGGGCCGGAAGCCGTAGTGGAAGATATTGCCAATGTGCCCCTGACCATCATGCTGGACCCCAAGGCTGCCGGCACCACCGTGCACCAGACCATCCCTCTGGATACGCCCGGCATGGTCACGGCCAATCCTTCCTCGGTACGGGTGCAGTACACCATTACCAGCGGGCGTACAGTGGTGAGCCGCCGCTGCAGAATTGAAATTTCCGGAGAAAACCGTCGCGCTTACACCGTCACGCCCGACGAAGTGACCGTTATGGTGGAAGTGCCCGAAGCCCTGGCAAAAAGCAGCAAATATCTTGGACAGTTGGAGGTCAGCGTCACGCCGCCTGATCTGGATCCGGGCAAAAGCAAGGATGTGGAACTGCGCTTCCGCCTGCCTGAAGGTATGACCCTGCTTAATCCTGTCACCGAAGCGGCAACGGTGACCCGCAACAATCCCGCCGACAAGAAAAAACAGTAG
- the cdaA gene encoding diadenylate cyclase CdaA, whose amino-acid sequence MGLEHIAFDWRDAMDIAVVSVLLYQVIQMLRSSRALAVLTGLGLLTVLYFVSNILGLYTLTWLLQHIFSSLFILIVVIFQSDIRQALGEMGASRLFRKRGLQQDAVEEVVAACVEMARLRVGALIVVERSMRLGDMIEREGVRVDAQLSRRLLMNIFYPKAPLHDGAVILSHGRITAAACILPLAVAKGQSFGTRHRAALGITRESDAVAIVVSEERGEISLAMKGELVRALDAARLRQVLNEIV is encoded by the coding sequence ATGGGGTTGGAGCACATTGCCTTTGACTGGCGCGATGCCATGGACATTGCCGTGGTCAGCGTGCTGCTCTACCAGGTCATTCAGATGCTGCGCAGCTCACGTGCTCTGGCTGTACTTACGGGCCTTGGGCTGCTGACGGTCCTTTATTTTGTTTCAAATATTCTGGGTCTTTATACCCTGACTTGGCTGCTCCAGCACATTTTTAGTTCCCTGTTTATCCTTATTGTTGTTATTTTTCAGTCTGACATTCGCCAGGCATTGGGCGAAATGGGGGCCAGCCGTCTGTTCCGCAAACGGGGCCTGCAGCAGGACGCGGTGGAAGAGGTGGTAGCCGCCTGCGTGGAAATGGCGCGCCTGCGCGTAGGCGCGCTGATTGTGGTGGAGCGCAGCATGCGCCTGGGTGACATGATTGAACGCGAGGGCGTGCGGGTGGACGCCCAGCTTTCCCGCCGTCTGCTCATGAATATTTTTTACCCCAAGGCTCCGCTGCACGACGGCGCGGTCATTTTGAGCCACGGGAGGATCACAGCGGCCGCCTGCATTCTGCCCTTAGCCGTGGCCAAAGGGCAGAGCTTTGGCACACGCCACCGCGCGGCCCTGGGCATTACCAGAGAAAGCGACGCCGTGGCCATTGTGGTTTCTGAAGAGCGGGGCGAAATTTCTTTGGCCATGAAGGGCGAGCTGGTGCGCGCCCTGGACGCGGCCCGCCTGAGGCAGGTGCTCAATGAAATCGTCTGA
- the folP gene encoding dihydropteroate synthase encodes MTTTSGAAAATASAWHILGGRALTTPAPFGVMGIVNLTPDSFYDGGSHPDGPLGLAHALRLHAQGADILDLGAESSRPGAAALDPQAELARLLPVLAGLRRQAPAAVLSVDTYHAATAAAVLAQGVTIINDISACAFDPALLDVLVQYKPGYVLMHSQGRPDTMQRDPRYDDVRRDVRAFFEREMNRLVRAGLPEDRIVLDPGIGFGKTLEHNLTLLAHPEDWLTLGRPVLMGLSMKSVFGGLLGLQPAARGTATDTATALLRIRGVFWHRVHRVEAARQSLAVAAVLTGQR; translated from the coding sequence ATGACAACCACTAGCGGCGCTGCCGCCGCCACGGCTTCGGCCTGGCATATTCTGGGGGGGAGGGCGCTGACCACGCCCGCCCCCTTTGGCGTCATGGGTATCGTCAACCTCACGCCCGATTCGTTCTATGACGGCGGCAGCCACCCGGACGGGCCCCTCGGCCTGGCTCATGCGCTGCGCCTGCATGCCCAGGGGGCAGACATCCTGGACCTGGGCGCGGAATCCTCCCGTCCCGGCGCGGCCGCCTTGGACCCGCAGGCGGAGCTGGCCCGCCTGTTGCCGGTACTGGCTGGCCTGCGCCGTCAGGCCCCGGCCGCCGTGCTTTCTGTAGATACCTACCACGCCGCCACTGCGGCCGCTGTGCTCGCGCAAGGTGTGACCATCATCAATGATATTTCTGCCTGTGCCTTTGATCCGGCCCTGCTGGACGTGCTGGTGCAGTACAAGCCCGGCTATGTGCTCATGCACAGCCAGGGTCGACCAGACACCATGCAGCGCGATCCGCGTTACGACGATGTGCGGCGCGACGTAAGAGCCTTTTTTGAGCGCGAAATGAACCGCCTGGTGCGCGCCGGTCTGCCGGAAGACAGAATCGTGCTGGACCCTGGCATCGGCTTTGGCAAAACCCTGGAGCATAACCTGACCTTGCTGGCCCACCCTGAAGACTGGCTCACGCTGGGGCGGCCCGTGCTCATGGGGCTTTCCATGAAATCCGTATTCGGCGGCCTGCTGGGGCTGCAGCCTGCGGCTCGCGGCACGGCCACAGATACGGCCACAGCCCTGCTGCGGATCCGTGGCGTCTTCTGGCACCGGGTGCACCGGGTGGAAGCAGCCCGGCAGAGTCTGGCCGTGGCGGCCGTCCTGACCGGCCAGCGCTGA
- the ftsH gene encoding ATP-dependent zinc metalloprotease FtsH, producing MLNQISRNLMLWAIIVLAMVMLFNMFQQPQGVMQRVPYSDFLSQVDNGQVMSVTIQGHTLTGRTADGKTVQTYAPQDLGLVNRLIEKKVEVKAEPPEEQPWYMTLLVSWFPMLLLVGVWIFFMRQMQSGGGKAMSFGRSRARMLNQEGARVTFADVAGVDEAKEELQEVVEFLSNPKKFTRLGGRIPKGVLLVGPPGTGKTLLARAVAGEAGVPFFSISGSDFVEMFVGVGASRVRDLFVQGKKNAPCLIFIDEIDAVGRQRGAGLGGGHDEREQTLNQLLVEMDGFESNEGVILIAATNRPDVLDPALLRPGRFDRQVVVPTPDLRGRRRILEVHTKRTPLAGDVDLEVLARGTPGFSGADLENLVNEAALQAAKLNQDRLDMRDFEYAKDKVLMGRERRSLILSEEEKRITAYHEGGHALCARLLPGSDPVHKVTIIPRGRALGVTMQLPEEDRHGYSRSYLRNNLVVLLGGRVAEEIIFDDITTGASNDIERVTRLARKMVCEWGMSEAVGTLSIGETGEEVFIGREWVQNKNFSEDTARLVDSEVKRIVEEAHSRCLKLLQDNVEVLHRIAAALLERETITGSDLDLLLENKDLPPLDSNGKPVKPAAPEGQGGDSGAAPVATDPTDGTGAAAPSDKNADFTLEPDSDAPARPVDSKDSRDNDNH from the coding sequence ATGTTGAACCAGATAAGCCGCAACCTGATGCTCTGGGCGATTATCGTCCTGGCTATGGTCATGCTTTTCAATATGTTCCAGCAACCGCAAGGCGTCATGCAGCGGGTGCCGTACTCTGACTTTCTCAGTCAGGTGGACAACGGGCAGGTTATGTCCGTAACCATTCAAGGGCACACCCTCACTGGCAGAACTGCGGACGGCAAGACCGTGCAGACCTATGCGCCTCAGGATCTGGGCCTGGTCAACCGCCTTATTGAGAAAAAAGTTGAAGTTAAGGCTGAGCCGCCGGAAGAACAGCCCTGGTACATGACCTTGCTGGTTTCCTGGTTCCCCATGCTGCTGCTGGTGGGCGTATGGATATTCTTTATGCGTCAGATGCAGAGCGGCGGCGGCAAAGCCATGAGTTTTGGCCGCTCACGCGCCCGCATGCTCAACCAAGAAGGCGCGCGCGTCACCTTTGCCGATGTGGCGGGGGTGGATGAGGCCAAGGAAGAACTGCAGGAAGTGGTGGAGTTTCTCTCCAACCCCAAAAAATTCACGCGGCTGGGTGGTCGTATTCCCAAGGGTGTATTGCTGGTGGGCCCTCCCGGTACGGGCAAAACCCTGCTGGCCCGCGCCGTAGCGGGTGAGGCGGGCGTGCCGTTTTTTTCCATTTCCGGTTCTGATTTTGTGGAGATGTTTGTGGGCGTAGGCGCTTCGCGCGTGCGCGACCTCTTTGTTCAGGGCAAGAAAAACGCTCCGTGTCTTATTTTTATTGATGAAATTGACGCTGTGGGCCGGCAACGCGGTGCGGGCCTGGGCGGCGGCCACGACGAGCGGGAACAGACTCTGAACCAGCTGCTGGTGGAAATGGATGGGTTTGAAAGCAACGAGGGCGTCATCCTTATTGCCGCCACCAACCGCCCGGACGTGCTGGACCCGGCCCTGCTGCGGCCTGGCCGTTTTGACCGTCAGGTGGTGGTGCCCACCCCCGACCTGCGCGGCCGTCGCCGTATCCTTGAAGTGCACACCAAACGCACGCCGCTGGCCGGCGATGTGGATCTGGAAGTCCTGGCCAGGGGCACGCCGGGCTTTTCCGGCGCTGATCTGGAAAACCTGGTCAACGAGGCCGCCCTGCAGGCCGCCAAGCTCAATCAGGACCGTCTGGACATGCGCGATTTTGAGTACGCCAAGGACAAAGTACTCATGGGCCGTGAGCGCCGCAGCCTGATCCTCTCTGAAGAAGAAAAGCGCATCACCGCCTACCATGAAGGCGGCCACGCCCTGTGCGCCCGCCTGCTGCCCGGATCTGACCCGGTGCACAAGGTCACCATCATCCCGCGCGGGCGGGCTCTGGGCGTGACCATGCAGCTGCCGGAGGAAGACCGCCACGGCTATTCCCGCTCCTATTTGCGCAACAATCTTGTAGTGCTGCTGGGCGGTCGCGTAGCCGAAGAAATTATTTTTGACGACATCACCACCGGCGCTTCCAATGACATTGAGCGCGTCACCCGGCTGGCCCGCAAAATGGTCTGCGAATGGGGCATGAGCGAGGCCGTGGGCACGCTCTCCATCGGCGAGACAGGCGAAGAAGTCTTTATCGGCCGGGAATGGGTGCAGAACAAAAATTTCAGTGAAGACACCGCCCGCCTGGTGGATTCTGAAGTCAAGCGGATTGTGGAAGAGGCCCATAGCCGTTGCCTTAAACTGCTGCAGGACAACGTGGAGGTGCTCCACCGCATTGCTGCGGCCCTGCTGGAACGCGAAACCATCACGGGCAGCGACCTCGACCTGCTGCTGGAAAACAAGGATCTGCCCCCTTTGGACAGCAACGGCAAACCCGTCAAACCGGCTGCGCCCGAAGGGCAGGGCGGCGACTCTGGCGCCGCCCCCGTCGCAACCGACCCCACTGATGGCACGGGCGCCGCTGCTCCGTCCGACAAAAATGCGGACTTCACGCTGGAGCCGGATTCCGACGCTCCCGCGCGGCCGGTCGATTCCAAGGATTCACGGGATAATGACAACCACTAG
- a CDS encoding undecaprenyl-diphosphate phosphatase — protein sequence MDNLLTALILSIVEGITEFLPVSSSGHLILVGNLLNFVGERAATFEVVIQLGAILAVAVLYRQRFWGLLRPQPYMRFAGMRGIALLMLTSLPACVMGLLVHDYIKEYLFRPGTVLLALVVGAFCMILVERRKFRPTCITLDDMTPRLALGIGCFQCLALWPGFSRSAATIMGGMMLGAKRPLAAEYSFIAAVPIMVAATGYDLLKSWSLFSAADLPFFAVGMIGSFLSALVAVKAFVALVGRMTLIPFAVYRLVLAPLVYFFMVY from the coding sequence ATGGACAACCTGCTTACAGCGCTGATTCTGAGTATTGTGGAAGGCATTACGGAATTTTTACCCGTGTCCTCTTCCGGGCATCTCATTCTGGTGGGAAATCTGCTCAATTTTGTGGGCGAAAGGGCCGCTACCTTTGAGGTGGTCATCCAGTTGGGGGCCATTCTGGCTGTAGCGGTGCTGTACCGGCAGCGCTTCTGGGGGCTGCTGCGGCCACAGCCCTACATGCGCTTCGCCGGCATGCGCGGCATTGCCCTACTGATGCTCACTTCGCTGCCCGCCTGCGTCATGGGGCTGCTTGTGCACGATTATATCAAGGAATACCTGTTCCGTCCGGGCACCGTGCTGCTGGCCTTGGTGGTGGGCGCGTTCTGCATGATCTTGGTGGAAAGGCGCAAGTTTCGGCCTACCTGCATCACCCTGGACGATATGACGCCGCGCCTGGCGCTGGGCATCGGCTGCTTCCAGTGTCTGGCCCTGTGGCCGGGCTTTTCACGCTCGGCGGCCACCATCATGGGCGGCATGATGCTGGGGGCCAAGCGGCCGTTGGCGGCGGAGTATTCGTTCATCGCGGCCGTACCCATCATGGTGGCGGCCACGGGCTACGATCTGCTCAAAAGCTGGAGCCTGTTTTCCGCGGCAGACCTGCCTTTTTTTGCTGTGGGCATGATCGGTTCGTTTCTTTCCGCCCTGGTGGCCGTAAAGGCCTTTGTGGCCCTGGTGGGGCGCATGACCCTCATCCCCTTTGCCGTATACCGGCTGGTGCTGGCCCCGCTGGTTTATTTTTTCATGGTCTACTGA